The genome window TTCCTGGCTCGAGCCTTCCCTGTTCAGAGGCAACGAATTCCCTGTTTGGTGCGCGAAGCTTTCGGCACGACGGGAGGATAAGAGGCGTCACTTCAACCAGTTACATCGGCACAGCGGGTGATGCTCTAGGAAGCGCAGTTAGTCGTTTTCCGGCACTATCAGGGAATTCGCCAATCCGTACTGTGCCAAGGGGTCGCAGAGAACACCTGGGCATTCTCCCGGAATGCACGTTCAAGGATGATTCTCCGCACTACCGAAACGCACAAGAATCTCGCGGAACCGCGCCAAAAATGCGGCCCGGAATCCGAGATATTCCCTTCGTTTTCAGATGGATAAGACTGGGTGGCGGCCAGACGTGGATTCGAACCATCAATTCTGTTTGTGCCTGCTAACCTCCGGAAGTGTCGGCATTATTCCCGAAAAAGTGTGCGAAGAGACTGAAAAGCCTGCCAAATTCCAAAATGCGGAATTGGCCTCCAAAACAGTACCGTTCTGGATTGCGGTTTTTTGAGTCTCGATCGATCGGAGAAAAAACAGAGACTATTCAGGGGACTAGGTGGCGGAGCGGGTGGGATTCGAACCCACGATACGCTTTTGACGTATACACACTTTCCAGGCGTGCGCCTTCGACCACTCGGCCACCGCTCCGCATGCCTGACGGGAGCGGCGCACCTAGCGAGAGGGGCGCGGCATTACAAGCCATGTGACTTGTCGCAATGGATTGTGCCCCCTATCCAGATCGAATGACCCGTACGATCGGTCTGGCACCGTCCGCTGATGAAATCGAAACGCTTGCTCGCGCGGCGCTGGAGCGGTTGCCGGAGGAGTTTGCCGTCCACCTCCAGGATGTCATCCTCCTGGTTGAGGAATTCGCCGATCAAGAGCTGCTGGCCGAGTTCGGGATCGAGGACCCGTTCGAACTGAGCGGCGTCTACGAAGGCACGCCCCTGCACGAGAAGAGCATCGAGCATTCGGGGCGCATGCCGGATCGCATTCGCCTGTTCCGCGCCCCCATTCTCGACGAGTGGATTGCGCGAGGGGATGAGACGCTCGAGCATCTCGTGGCCCATGTGCTCGTGCACGAGGTCGGGCATCACTTCGGCCTAAGCGACGAAACCATGCACACGCTTGAGAATGCCGCGAGTTAGCGGCAGTGTGGGGGCATGAGACTGCTGCCCGCCCTCGCCCTCGCCCTTGCGCTCTTCGCCACGACCGCGTCCGCGCAGGAGAGTCCGCCACAGGTCACTCCGAGCTCCATCGTTGCGGCAGCGCCGGCGGCGGACTGGCGCGCGATCGACCCAGCGGACTTGCTGGTGATGACGCTCGCCCCCGACAGCAGCGGGAAGCCCCGGCAAGTCGTGATCCAGCTCCTTCCATCGCCCTTCAGCCAGGGATGGGTCGGGAACATCCGTACCCTCGCCGGCCAGCACTGGTGGGACGGAACCACGGTCTATCGGGTGGTCGACAACTGGGTGTCGCAATGGGGCGATGGCGAGGATGACAAGGCCGACGCCAAGCCGCTGCCCGATGGCCTCAGGGTGGTGCCGGAAAGCGAATATACCGCGCCGATGAAGTGCGAGGTCTATAAGTACGAAGGGAAGGTGCTCGACGAACGGTGCGAGCCGGCGTTCAACGCAATCGACGCGATCGATCCCTATGTCATGCAGGGTCAGACTGGCTTCTCTGCCGGTTGGCCGGTGGCTTTCCAGCTTACCCCGGAAGGCAACCGGATCTGGCCGACGCATTGCTATGGCACCGTGGGTGTGGCGCGCGACCTGTCGCCCGATACCGGGACCGGGGCCGAGC of Altererythrobacter sp. Root672 contains these proteins:
- a CDS encoding peptidylprolyl isomerase produces the protein MRLLPALALALALFATTASAQESPPQVTPSSIVAAAPAADWRAIDPADLLVMTLAPDSSGKPRQVVIQLLPSPFSQGWVGNIRTLAGQHWWDGTTVYRVVDNWVSQWGDGEDDKADAKPLPDGLRVVPESEYTAPMKCEVYKYEGKVLDERCEPAFNAIDAIDPYVMQGQTGFSAGWPVAFQLTPEGNRIWPTHCYGTVGVARDLSPDTGTGAELYAVIGHAPRALDRNIAVVGRVIEGIEHLSTLPRGKGEAGVYDDPALKVPIVSVRFGNELPEAERPHFEYLAGESASFGLLMKVRANRRDEFYKVPAGGVDVCNVPVPVRRVAAR
- a CDS encoding metallopeptidase family protein, which codes for MTRTIGLAPSADEIETLARAALERLPEEFAVHLQDVILLVEEFADQELLAEFGIEDPFELSGVYEGTPLHEKSIEHSGRMPDRIRLFRAPILDEWIARGDETLEHLVAHVLVHEVGHHFGLSDETMHTLENAAS